A section of the Flavobacterium ardleyense genome encodes:
- a CDS encoding Crp/Fnr family transcriptional regulator, giving the protein MQFSENQEKEYSLSGSKDATNMIAAIFKNVPLSEEDLDLIASKLERIELKKGLSLLKEGDKVTDQYYVVSGCLRTFFIDDSGKEHTVQFAVHDWWISDYTAFFADGIAILNIETIQDSLLFRMSKIDMDSLLGQIPALETFFRKKMEGAFAGFQKRILANLSQSASERYSHFIESYPNIEQQVKNYHIASYLGITTESLSRIRKELFEN; this is encoded by the coding sequence ATGCAATTTTCCGAAAATCAAGAAAAAGAATACTCACTTTCAGGAAGTAAAGATGCCACGAATATGATAGCTGCAATATTTAAAAATGTGCCGTTGTCGGAAGAGGATTTGGACTTGATCGCTTCAAAATTAGAGAGAATTGAGCTTAAAAAAGGCTTGTCATTACTAAAGGAAGGCGATAAAGTTACCGATCAATATTATGTGGTTAGCGGTTGCCTTCGAACATTTTTTATCGATGACTCGGGCAAGGAGCACACTGTTCAATTTGCAGTTCACGATTGGTGGATTAGTGATTATACAGCTTTTTTCGCAGATGGAATTGCGATTTTAAATATCGAAACAATTCAAGATAGCCTACTTTTCCGAATGTCGAAAATTGATATGGATTCGCTGTTAGGACAAATTCCTGCTTTAGAAACTTTCTTCCGTAAGAAGATGGAAGGCGCTTTTGCAGGATTTCAGAAACGGATATTGGCAAATTTGTCACAATCGGCGTCTGAGCGATACAGTCATTTTATAGAGAGTTATCCAAACATAGAACAGCAAGTCAAAAACTATCACATTGCTTCTTATTTGGGTATTACCACCGAAAGTCTCAGCAGAATTCGCAAGGAATTATTTGAGAATTAG
- the hisF gene encoding imidazole glycerol phosphate synthase subunit HisF → MLKKRIIPCLDIRDGRTVKGINFENIIDAGDPIELAKRYVIEGADELVFLDITATLEKRKTLTELVTRIAAEINIPFTVGGGINSIQDAKEIIEAGADKISINSAAVLDPHLISEIAKNYGNQCVVVAIDTKFVDGEWMVFRNGGKIATNQKAVEWAKTAAELGAGEILLTSMNNDGTKDGFACDITKQISEAVSIPVIASGGAGTMQHFADVFQQTKATGALAASVFHFGEIAIPDLKQFLDTQNIPVRL, encoded by the coding sequence ATGCTAAAGAAAAGAATAATTCCTTGTCTTGATATTAGAGATGGCCGAACTGTAAAGGGGATCAATTTCGAAAATATAATCGATGCTGGCGATCCAATCGAACTTGCAAAGCGGTATGTGATTGAAGGTGCAGATGAATTGGTATTCCTAGACATTACCGCGACTTTAGAGAAGCGAAAAACGCTGACTGAACTAGTGACGCGAATCGCTGCAGAAATCAATATTCCGTTTACAGTTGGTGGCGGAATAAATAGTATTCAAGACGCGAAGGAAATCATTGAGGCAGGTGCGGATAAGATTAGTATTAACTCCGCCGCAGTTCTGGATCCGCATTTAATTTCGGAAATCGCAAAAAACTACGGAAATCAATGCGTGGTGGTGGCGATCGATACAAAATTCGTCGATGGTGAATGGATGGTTTTTCGCAATGGCGGAAAAATCGCCACTAATCAGAAAGCGGTTGAATGGGCAAAAACTGCGGCAGAGCTCGGCGCGGGAGAGATCCTATTAACCTCAATGAATAACGACGGAACAAAAGATGGATTTGCTTGCGATATTACAAAACAGATTTCAGAAGCGGTTTCAATTCCCGTGATTGCTTCGGGTGGTGCTGGAACTATGCAGCATTTTGCAGATGTTTTCCAGCAGACTAAAGCAACCGGAGCTTTGGCGGCAAGTGTTTTTCATTTTGGAGAAATAGCCATTCCCGACCTCAAACAATTTTTAGATACCCAAAATATCCCAGTCAGATTATGA
- the hisIE gene encoding bifunctional phosphoribosyl-AMP cyclohydrolase/phosphoribosyl-ATP diphosphatase HisIE: MKPDFTKTNGLIPVIIQDSSTLQVLMLGYMNEEAFAKTNTDQRVTFFSRSKNRLWTKGETSGNFLNVESISLDCDNDTILITVKAEGPACHTGSTSCFNTEVSTNFLYKLEQTIHDRIDQNDPKSYTNELFKRGINKVAQKVGEEAVELVIEAKDDNADLFKNEAADLLYHFLILLKAKNFKLKDIEEVLVGRS, encoded by the coding sequence ATGAAACCAGATTTTACAAAAACCAACGGATTAATTCCTGTAATTATTCAAGATTCAAGTACTTTGCAAGTTTTGATGCTCGGCTATATGAATGAAGAAGCTTTCGCCAAAACCAATACGGACCAAAGAGTTACTTTCTTTAGCAGAAGCAAAAATCGTCTTTGGACCAAAGGCGAAACTTCAGGAAATTTTCTGAATGTAGAAAGTATAAGTTTAGATTGTGACAACGATACGATTTTAATCACCGTAAAAGCTGAAGGTCCAGCCTGCCATACCGGTTCTACATCTTGTTTTAATACTGAAGTTTCGACAAACTTCCTTTATAAACTAGAGCAAACCATTCACGATCGAATTGATCAAAACGATCCGAAATCCTACACTAATGAATTGTTCAAACGCGGAATTAATAAAGTCGCGCAGAAAGTTGGTGAAGAAGCGGTTGAATTGGTGATCGAAGCAAAAGATGACAATGCCGACTTATTTAAAAATGAAGCAGCCGATTTATTATACCACTTTTTAATTTTGCTAAAAGCGAAAAATTTTAAATTGAAAGATATTGAGGAAGTTTTGGTGGGGCGATCGTAG
- a CDS encoding type 1 glutamine amidotransferase domain-containing protein gives MKKVLFVLTSHEDLGNTGEKTGFWIEEFAAPYYLLKDKGIYVTLASPKGGQPPIDPKSDAPDAQTPATIRFKSDVETQKVLSQTHMLSVVNQADYDAVFYPGGHGPLWDLAEDKDSIALIESFIKNNKTVAAVCHAPAVFRHTKNENGKPLVDGKKVTGFTNTEEEAVQLTDVVPFLVEDMLKANGGIYSKKGDWESYAVEDGLLITGQNPASSEAVAEILLKRLS, from the coding sequence ATGAAGAAGGTATTATTTGTATTGACCAGCCACGAAGATTTAGGAAATACTGGCGAGAAAACAGGATTTTGGATTGAAGAATTTGCAGCTCCTTATTATCTATTAAAAGATAAAGGAATCTATGTTACTTTAGCTTCACCAAAAGGTGGACAACCGCCGATAGATCCAAAAAGTGATGCACCCGATGCTCAAACTCCAGCAACAATCCGTTTTAAAAGCGATGTTGAAACTCAAAAAGTATTGTCTCAAACGCACATGTTATCAGTAGTAAATCAAGCAGATTACGATGCTGTTTTCTATCCAGGAGGTCACGGGCCACTTTGGGATTTGGCAGAAGACAAAGATTCGATTGCTTTGATTGAGAGCTTTATCAAAAATAATAAAACCGTAGCTGCAGTTTGCCACGCACCAGCAGTTTTTAGACACACTAAAAATGAAAATGGTAAGCCATTAGTTGATGGCAAAAAAGTTACAGGCTTTACAAATACTGAAGAGGAAGCTGTTCAATTAACGGATGTCGTTCCGTTTTTAGTTGAAGATATGCTAAAAGCCAATGGCGGAATTTACAGCAAAAAAGGCGATTGGGAATCGTATGCTGTTGAAGATGGTTTATTAATTACAGGTCAAAATCCAGCTTCATCAGAAGCAGTTGCTGAAATATTATTGAAGAGATTGTCTTAA